In the Silene latifolia isolate original U9 population chromosome 1, ASM4854445v1, whole genome shotgun sequence genome, CAGCTTTCCTTAACACATAATCTCTACGTTCATCTGGCACTTCGAATCCCTTCCGCATAAGTCAAGAAAATGCTAGTGGGTTTGTAGTAGACTAACTAAAATATACCACCTAAAATTACTTATAACCATACAAGAAAAGAGGTGAATCAATTCACCCGTAAATCCATCATTCACAAGTCACCACAACATTTACAAGTTTGAATCGTCAATTTCATTTTTTAATAATCCATACTAAGTGGGTTTGTAATTATTCTTAACATGTGACCACACATGTTAAGTAAAATTTGCCAAGTAAAGAACACTTTAAAGGAGTTCTTTTTTCACAGTGTATGGAGTAGGTCTGGCCAAGAGTACACGATTGGACAGGGCTATAAGTGGCTTATGTCTGAGAATGAGCAAGTCAGCTGGTTTCCTTGGATTAATCAGAGGTGAATTTTACCTAAGCATAGCTTCTGCAGTTGGCTTATTGTTCAGCAGAGACTGTTAACACAAGATAGACCGATGAAGATGCATATTGTAAGTCAGAACTGCTGCTACTTATGTGGAGTGCAGAAGGAGTCCCATGCTCACCTGTTTTTTAACTGTATATATAGTCAGAAATGCAGGTTTCTTGTTTCAGAATGGTGTTAGGTGCAATTTCCTACCAAGAACTGTATTTTTTGGTGTCTTAAATGGAGAAATAAAATTGCTGGGCGTAAACAAGGCTTATCTGTGATTATTGCTAGTCCGATGTATTGGATATGGTATGCACGGAATCATTGCAGGATTGAAGGGGTTTTATGGCGACCTGAGGGTTATGAATATCTATACGAACTACCTGTGGGAAGGGGAGGAGAGTTATCATAGAGCTCCTCCTGTGTCCTGGCAGAAAGTTTGTAAGGAGAAAAAGTATAGGGGCGTGGGAATAAGGGATTGTCAGGTGTGGAATTTAGCAGTCATTGGCAAGTATACTTGGTGGGTGTCTAGTAAAGCTGATTATTTATGGATATGTTGGGTCAATCATGTGTACATCAAGAAGAGAGAATGGTTTGATTACCAACCCACTGCACAGTCTAGTTGGACCTGGCGCAAAATTTGCCAGGTGAAAGAGAGGTTGAAGATGGGGTATGTCAATGGGTCCTGGTGCACTAATAATAGGATTTATACAGCTGAAGAAGGGTATAAGTGGTTAATGCAGGATGAGGTAAAAGTGAACTGGTACTCGGTGGTGTGGAATAGGTTTAACATTCCTAAGCATTGTGTTATTGGATGGCTTTTTGCTCTGAGAAGGCTATTAACAAAGGACATATTGCTTCAGTTTGGGGTAATTAGTGATGGGGTCTATGAGCTCTGCTGTGCTGCAACTGAAATAAATGAGCATCTTATTTTTGGTTGTAGCTACAGTCAGAAGTGTATCAAACTGCTGGGGGATTGGTTGGGGTGTCAGATACCTTGGCAGGGGACACTAGAATGGTGTAGGGCGTTGAGAATGAAGTCACTAATGCAGAAGCAGGTGATTATGGCGGCAATTATGGCTTTAATTTATGAGATTTGGATGATCAGGAATCGATGCAGAGTTGAGTTAGTAGTGAGTTTACCGTGTGTTGTAGTTAAACAGGTGCAAGCTCAAATCAGATGTAGAGCTAACTGCAAAATTTGGCAGTTTCATCATAGTATAAATGTAGCATGGTGTCAAAAGGTGGGTATTATGTAGACGTGTGAGAGTATGTAATAGGTGCTCTATACTTAGCAATTTTTAACTTGAAACCTTGAACTCCTTTGGCAAACAGACAACAATCAAGGATTCAAGGTTGCAGAAAATTATAATCCATGTGAAAAGAAATACTGACACAAAATGTAACTGAAAGTATCTAGTGAATTATACAATCTTACCGTGATGAAATGATAAGCTTCATCAATCTTATCTTCTGGCACATCGTCCCATTCACAATAATTGATACTCACGCGTTCACGAACAACCACACCAATGTAATTAATGAACGTTTCCCTATTAGCCCCTGCAGGTAGTTTATTGCGACTCCATTGTAAGGGTATTTTAGTCTCGTTCTTAATTGCTTTTCCAACTATTTTAAGTACTGTGCGACCTCTACGATTCTCGCATTCATCTGATGTGTCATCAGATCCAGAGTTCGCTACATCATCATTATAAATCCTCGTTTGCTTTCTCTTCTTCGCCATCAATCGGAAAACAAAGAATATTTACTATATATCAAAATATTCATTGTAGAAAGATaaacatatatatacacataAGTATCCATTGATAAATTATACAGTAGTAACTAAACTAAGTAATAAAGACTAAACTAAGTAATAAAGACCTCCACGACGACGCTTTTTGGAATATTTTGCATTACTATTTCCTTCATCAAAccaaatcccttcttcgtcgtCACTATGTACATATGTTGATGTATCTTTAAGAGTATCATTTATATTTTCCATTTCACATGGTGTTGACTTTTTCTCATACATAATATTGTCATCATGGTCATTGATGGCATTGCGAGGTTTAGAAGTTATAACAACTGACCTTCTTTTATCACGTGGGTCAGTCATATAAAAGACCTGCTTAGCTTGAGTAGCCAAAATATAAGGATCTTCCTTCTGACCAAGTTTGTTTAAATTCATTGAAATATGCCCTAAACTATCACAAACAACATTGTTGTTGTTGTCCGCCCATTTGCAACCAAAAACAGGTATTGAAAACCCCAAATAATGCAACTCACAAATTTCTTCAATCACCCCATAATATTGCATTTTACTATACACATGACAATTGTCCTTAGAACTAGAAAAATGCATTTCTTCAGCTTCAAGAGATACCCCGCTATTTTGCATAGTACTTTTATTATCTTGTTCCTTTGTATAGAATGTGTTGCCATTAATGACATATCCTGAGTAATATGAGGCAGAAAAATCTGGGCCGTAGGATAAGCTCTTAAGACGGCCAGAAATGGGTTGTGATGATACATGGAGCTCCTTCATTACTTCATCTTTGAATCAAATACGAAATGATTTGCTATGTTTAGCAGCTAATGATTTCCGATTAGCCATTCGATTTTGAGCTTCCAAGATAGACATATGGCGATTGACATAAGGTTGAACTTCATCTTCATTGAATATAACATATGTGTAAGCCTTCTGCCACTTGTCAAAAGACATGTCAACTTCTCTACGGCCTATGGTTCCCTTACCATCGATTTCATCACCGTTTCGAGCTCTAGGAAGCCCTATTGTCTTCATATTTCCCAGAAGATCAGAACTATATTCCACAGCCAACTCATAAAGCATCCTCTCAGCAATAAAAGTTTCGGGTCGGTAAGCATTCTTGACATACCCCTTGTACGTTTTCATTTGCCTTTCAAACGCCCATTGAGTTCTCAAGTGCACAGGACCACAAAACATGATCTCTCCCACCAAGTGGATAGGCAAATGTATTGAGATATCAAAAAAAGCAGGGGGGAAATACATCTCTAACTGACACAAAACAACAGCAATTTCAGTCTCTAAAGAATCCAACTCTCTTGGGTTAATGACTTTACTGTATATTGCCTTGAAGAAAAAACACAACCGAGTAATGGCACATCGTACATTTGTAGGCAATACTGAACGAATAACTATAGGCAAGAGATCCTCCATCAAAACATGGCAGTCATGAGACTTTGGTGCCATAATTTTAAAAATTTCCAGTGAAATAAGGGAAGAAATGTTCGAAGAATAACCATAAGGTTCTTTAACTTCCGCTAATGAAGTGCAAAGCTCAACTTTCTCCTTTTTAGATAGTGTATAAGCTTCAGGTGGCATATACTTTCTTTTTCCAGTGTCAACAACATGAAGTTCCTTTCTAATATTCATTTTCTTCAAATCATGTCGAGCGTTAGGACCATCTTTTGTCTTCCCAGGGATATTCAGTAATGTGCTAATCAAACTATCAAAAacgtttttctcaatgtgcatcaCATCTAGAGAATGTCTCACAAATAGAAATCTCCAATAAGGAAGGCGCAAAAAACATGAACACTTCTTGTACCCCTTTTTAGGAACTCCACGTTTATTAACCTGTGACTTTCCAAATATAATTTGAATGTCTTTTACCTTTTCAAACACTTCTTGGCTAGAAAAGTCTTTTGGTCGAGTTTCAAAATTTTTTTCTCCGTTAAAAGCTTTTTTTAGCTTATGATACTCATGATCATCAGGAAGAAATGAATGATGATCATAGTAAACCATCTTTCTCGATGACGTTAACCACTTCCCTTTCCAGCCATCTTCACATATACAACAACCGCATTCCCCTTTGACCGAATAACAAGAAAGATTACCATATTCCGGATAATCTTAAATGGTGCAAAACAACATTGCCCTTAAGTTGAACATTTCATTCCGACTGACATCAAAAACTTCTACCCCTTTTTCCCACAGCAACTTTAAGTCATCAATGAGCGGTTTTAGGTAAACATCAATGTCATTTCCTGGTTGTTTTGGACCAGAGATAATCATTGACAGCATGATaaactttcttttcatgcacaagGAAAGAGGCAAGTTATAAGTCACCAACATGACTGGCCAAGTACTGTGGCTGCTACTAAGGGATCTAAATGGATTCATACCATCAGTGGACAATCCAAGGCGTAGGTTTCGTTCTTGTTTACCAAAATTAGGGAATTTTCCATCAATAAATCTCCATTGTGGAGAGTCAGCTGGATGTCTTAGTAACCCATCGTCTTTTTTTTCGACCAAATTTATGCCATGTGAACTTCTCTGCATCTCCAGGATTTGAATACCACCGTTTAAACATAGGTATTATAGGAAAATACCATAGGACATTAGCCGGAACTCCTTCCTTTTTCTTGTACCTCGACAtatttgttggaataagtgtcctccgacaataatgcaatcacaactgtcgatcatgatgatcacatgtttaaatctcattttaagaatacatgtgggatgtaatattttacagtcaactggtccacacatatcggtaatgattggctgtctagagtttgaaattactgtcgtgcgacggtggtgatcagttgaaccccttaggtcatacctatagggaaatactcttaattaattatttaattaatcgtatgtcgatacgagttaattaaattgattaaaattgaaggatgattttgtgagtaaagttaacatgtcttattgtaattcgattaaattagatacggtctaagtaattgaattgttttattagttagataaaattattgtttacgaaacaatttggaattgaaattgagtgaataatttattttaaatacaagacgttgtaatttataattttatgagtatgttgatttttaatatgttaaaaatacattacaatgaTTAAAgttaacatgtcacatatgttacaattgacaaatgacaaaataaaatggacctcccattttatgtcatatgtgccgaaattatggagggagtataaggtttaaattgtgttaattgttttaagtggaaaacacaatgattaaagctaactagtagccatgcaaccctatagcttttgagaagagcaacttttgcatgcattgggCTTAAAATActcccccctccaaccggttttcaatAGTGATGCCAAGGGGTTTTTtttttcctctacaattattcactacttcatgatatttttctagtgtaagaaagattgatgactctctacaatttgtgagacattttagagaaagaaaaaccacaAAATTCTCTCCTCTAAACCGAAATGGAGGagatcaaaataaatattttgggtcaatttttaaactagattaataatattactagtacataatattattaattattaagaggtttccttgggtattcacttttgggagaggttctattttggactttttgttcatccattatttggaaagctcaagaactaacaagaaggagatcttgttggtgcctatATGACCGAAAATAAGATAGTGAGAAATAGATTTATCCATCTCCTTTTATttaatttgcatgcataagatcttccatttattttatgactaaataaatttgaacatatatgaatatgtaaattaatgagattaataaatcctaacaagcggtatcatgagccttaggttgtttgcatgcaaatcagtttatagtttttccgagttatatgattaacatacaaaactatttaatttggttttatgaagataaacctaaaaataaccttgcatgttaaacgtttctggtcctaagtgatttttaggacattttggtttatttatggattttattgttcattttatataatattggcattaaaatgtgatttttatgataaaaatgtcatttttggacgaaaaatagctaaccttcgattttttcagtggtttttggatatgttttcacatatattatctactgatggcctgttaattgtcatgataaaatgagttgtattgctcgaaatatgaatttttcaagttaaaatcgtatttaaatgggtaaataggtaaATATTAGTTagatttcaaatctggtcatggaaatttattatgttgtcacatgcaattttacaagatatgtgtaaaatatttggctataatgaagtctttatgcatgatttatgaatttttgatgaaaaatcacataaatagtgactataattggtaataatgctaaaacatacttcatgactaaaggaaaaacgtcacatgttgtattttatcatatatttcagatctaaaagtgaaaagttgatgaatataatttttctcatatttttatggtcataattgttaaaaccgataaaccgcaacattgtttttctcgataaattttcgaaatttttaacctaagttttgaacattatgagtgtcatgatatttttccagaatgttcatgagtttaaatttcaaatttcaaatttatttgaaatttttataatttaatttgaagtttatagcataattttgtattttaggtctatttatgaacaatattaagaaatcaagtttaattattatcaaatgttagtggagactaattttgagtcctaagatggttagggtaactaacttgtacataaatatgaatttatgtaattattgttattttaataaattaaatcacgcaaatccgtaaaaaccgattaatatacgatattggctcttaaaaggctaTTTAGCATAAAAtatagcatgttcatacatattataatgctgaattttatttataattgtcatattttaattttatgtaatttttgaattatgtaattttacttagtatggccttagttttaattggtattacccgaaatgtatgggaatatcgattcggttgtaattattgtgatctcgtatcacctttttgtaatttaatagatttattttattttaattacaaatgtataataggaaattatgtaattcattttgtaatttatttattccggagttccttgaagacggtgccactcgagaaggcgatccatcaaagaaagtattgtcttgaaatgcgtgccaagaccgaagttcatgGGACcataggagttggtttccaaatttgtaatagtttattagatttactattttaggaaggccatactaggattttatttatgctttgcattttatttatatgttgcatgcatcgctaaatcgccataactaaaacatgcattatcattttatcgagtttatcgaccgtgtcaattacaattatcgtagttcaccgctttagttcacttaaaacgtgatagataataaattgacatgacctcttgcttaaataaacaattgagacttagccttaccaaaaagtagaaaccatgaaaacctatttcatgagggagtgcactcggccgtaccggggtacaaaccttgttacgtaggggaagtgggtgataaatgtctacccaccgaatttataaagatgagggttgtattcggctttaccgatgcccaagttgatgtaaatttggatcatggacacatttactcgaaatttgggttgaactcaacgaaagtattctcgacggttgccggatgtgtttcgggctaaagataaatattaatgtaattttatcgaccaagagttttaaaagtagaatcgattaaagagttaatccaccgagttatattgatgatggttgtattcggctttaccgatgcccaagttaatatgaatttggatcttggaatcaggtatcatagttgggtagaggtcactatgtaaatgctttacttgttatttacaagtattaataaaacgacaaatgttaagttttccactattctgttatcatattgttctatttctttaccacaattcatatacgatatcattttaatttttgattcaaatctccattaaaacatcgtaactaaagacaaatatgaatatGCTTCTAAAActtcatatgaaccattgctaaagaTCTTTTGTGAAAAGTGTAGAtataagttattcattatcaaaaaggcttttgattattgactaacatgtctaattacaaTGGAcagttattcatatacttaattgaattaagtactttgaaacgttaaattgttttggtaattagatttgtaagaaatcgaaattgaccaaaataacgcaaccacttcaatgaaagttttaagactaaacgaataaattgaagagtagtcttcatgaaattaaatttttgcttctctaagcaaagattcattgaaatgagtgggagcattctcttaatcgttaagaaaaggataaggttttaaagaagtaaaattagaatggaattgatacaaggtaacgttaaaagtaaagttattgagaataacgatactaaacctatcaatcctgatcgataaagtttccattgtcttaattgttggacgctagaaaagaaactaccccaaattatagaagaatcaacaagttagttgtgggacatctaatgggaccttcttctttaaatgtttatttgattgacataaattttgctagtactacttcgtcaatattagaaaccggtggtggttttcatcattgtatttgatacataggatgattagagtatgacgactagcaacaatgacgttgagagatagagtcattgtgtactatatctagtttttgggtttaaagttgtacttaattgtgactattaagtgcataaactctaaataagaatataaacttgttaagatacaaaagaggtttcacttttgtgaccctatacaccacgatttgatgtatggctagcccattatcaaagtgaatatattctaaacgaaactagaatgatacatcatgtagatgatgcaaggctcaaattggtaacccaagattaaaccttcaattttggaatgatgaacgcaaagagttatcgagtactcttgaaaccattagattgttaatcttattgtatatatgtatcttatattcaaagcaagatgtctcatgctttttggttgaaaaggagatcgaggttgtaaatcattgatccaaaataggttgatcattttcctttaccaacgatttaagttgacgctaatgtgttcacttaataaggtaaatagagaaatctttgaagaagttcaaagagttcaaagaatcacgatttagtcgtgatgtgattatcaaagtgaagactttgatataagccaaaggaaatgtgataattagtatcacaaattaatttctcttagcatgcattatgggataatgtgtggttggataaagaaatcaaacgctattcgatatggtttggacttcaatcaagttactttgagttacttgatcctttgggggattttatcattttgcctaaattatttttccactaaatctaaaacaaatcatatgagatatgaaatggtagagtaccatgtttgtacgttttcaaaagaaacaaatcatTTTTCCtgactataatcacgagtacaacgggtttgtggctcatgaagttgtctttctaaaatacaagtttatttctagaagacaaagtgggagaaaatatttaagagccacaaaagaattgtgtcaaaaattgtatgtcgcaagaaactgtattttcttggctacatgacgttgtttcttcgaaacctaggaggttaaatttcatcacttgttgaaattgatgaattcatgttacttttaagaaagtaaagagcttacaacttaccaagaaattgtttgattcaagttacttctggaaagtaatgaatgtatgacttacatgagaatgtttaagttacaactcaatacaaggcttagagccatgaaaatccgaaataaattccaagtgaattgagagatatcaaagcttgattggtggcaaagggttttgcactagttgaaatgcttaagtctatttggatcttcttagggattgtgtttcattatgagatatatatagcaagtgaatctaaaacccacttctttaattagaaggaatgtattcaatacatgtcttgagttttgtagattcttgcaatcctaagataatgtgaaacttaagagagggtcttaagtaggacatcaatgagttggaatcaatgttttgatcatgttataaacttttctcgataagtcgagaagttgtgtttatacatggagtttagtgggagttacggtaattttaagtagtcttatatgtggatgccatattgatcattgcgaatgatttaagactttggagaaatatagtacatctttaatatccggatttatggagataaatctacatgatattaatgtcaaataaggagtcttatgttgagaagattcatgactagttcaatcgagttgaacatatttgattgattccatttgcttccgctgccggatcaactaaatgagtaatgatgtataacacttcatatactttgagtatgatgaattgttttaaaatcgaatttaagtaatatttaccaagtaagccataaagattacccttaagtgcttgcagaagcattaaggatttaaagcaaagtgtttttgatgcaattttgtgtaagggtgttacacaaatgacaattgacaattgagattgcgcatggtttccgacaaaaccataataaaaacacattaggatggttaagataccattgtggctatgttatttaagaaatagattttctagaatcgttctaggcaataaagaacaatgagaaatatttacaacggaaattgagtacacttgcaatcatgagatgtgcaagaggatggatcccgcacaccgtgaaaacagtgggagctattctaaggctagagagcttatgtctagattggatctagacacgtactcagaaagttttgtaatgcaaatgtatacattacaaaggaaaacgagtatgtagtaaggttgattaggtacaagaagttgataaaacctactaaccaaagccttctcatgggcttaacatgatgagtcatgtcatatgtcatttcaattgcattgagatgaacaactacatataagatgaaaatggatagTGTCGTCTCAAGGGAGAGTTACGTAACAACTTATATTCACCAGGAGCGGAGCCAGAATTTTATGGTTGATATACAGCCCAAAATGCAAGTATTTAAAATCATCTACTTTATTTATCCACCACCATTTATCTCATTATTTTGTTATTCCTACCAAACTATTCCCATTTTTTAGCAAATTTTGCAAAGCTGGCACAATTCTATCAACattgtaaaatgaaaaataaagatagtGTCACTCAGTATAACAACACTAGCTTATTATTGGCACTAACAAGAACAGTTCTCAGTGAGCAAAAATACGTCACTTCTCTCATCAGACTCATCCTAGACTCCTAGAGACCAACTTTTTCTGTCCTTTCCTATGTCTATGATGCagaattaagaaaaaaaaaacataaaacatCCTCAATATATCCAGAAACCTATTATTGACCAACGACAAAAAAAACTAGTCCATTAAACAGATAATAAGCAGTACAACAGGACATCTGGGAGATAAACCGGCACGTCTAAGAAGAAGCCCGAACTCCCTCCACCAACCCCACTTCTTTACGGTCATTTTCCTTCCTGGATTCATACTCCTCCCTCCACTCCGAAAACTCAAAATTACTCTTCCTCACCCTTGCCTCCAGAATCAGCACAAATCGACACATGAGGCTGTATTTGTATACTTTTGAGTTCTAACCGTCACGAACTTTCGACGACTCACATTCAATTTAAATAATGTTAAAAAAAGTATAATATCACAAATTTCTGGCTGTTACTTGTTGATTTAGGTACATTCTCATTTTAGACATATGTGAAATTAGGATGGGTAAAATGTCATCATTTTATAAAATGtaacattttatgataaaaagttaTCATTCGCTTATTGTTAAAAATTGACAATTTTAGCTATAACTTTTTTGTTattaattagttttttttttatcatgaAATAGtgattttttttcgtttttagtTAAGACTGTGTTTAAGCTTTAAGTGAAGTTTACTAACCAAAAATTCATCCATCTCAACAAGCTTGTGACGCAGTAGTGTGGTCACAAACAACAATTTGTGTTCAATATAAAACGTGACAATTCATTCATATGCAAACTGTCATAAACATAGGACAGGGACAGGAGCACGACGAGTGACACACAAACATAAGACACTAATAAAGCAGAAAAATTTCAGGAGAgaaataactcaaaatgagttaCTCATGGTTTCTTCTT is a window encoding:
- the LOC141652429 gene encoding uncharacterized protein LOC141652429, whose translation is MHGIIAGLKGFYGDLRVMNIYTNYLWEGEESYHRAPPVSWQKVCKEKKYRGVGIRDCQVWNLAVIGKYTWWVSSKADYLWICWVNHVYIKKREWFDYQPTAQSSWTWRKICQVKERLKMGYVNGSWCTNNRIYTAEEGYKWLMQDEVKVNWYSVVWNRFNIPKHCVIGWLFALRRLLTKDILLQFGVISDGVYELCCAATEINEHLIFGCSYSQKCIKLLGDWLGCQIPWQGTLEWCRALRMKSLMQKQVIMAAIMALIYEIWMIRNRCRVELVVSLPCVVVKQVQAQIRCRANCKIWQFHHSINVAWCQKVGIM